In the Mycobacteriales bacterium genome, TGCCGAACATCGGCGGCGAGGTGGGCTTCGACCCGACCTATGCCGGCAACCCGCTGGTCAACGCGCTCTGTGTGGGCGTGCTGCCGCACGAGCGGCTGCAGCTGGCGAAGGCCACCGGCGTCGGCAACCAGGTCGTCCTGCTCGGCGCCAAGACCGGCCGCGACGGGATCGGCGGCGTTTCCGTCCTGGCCAGCGCGACCTTCGACGAGGGCTCGTCGGCGAAGCGGCCCAGCGTCCAGGTCGGCGACCCGTTCACCGAGAAGATCCTGATCGAGTGCTGCCTGGAGCTCTTCGATGCCGGCCTGGTGACCGGCATCCAGGACCTCGGCGGCGCCGGGCTGTCCTGTGCGACCAGCGAGACGGCCGGCCACGGCGACGGCGGCATGCGGGTTGCCCTCGACCGAGTGCCGCTGCGCGAGCCGTCGATGTCGCCGCTCGAGGTCATCACGAGCGAGTCGCAGGAGCGGATGCTGGCGATCGTCGCTCCGGGCAACGTGGCGGCCGTGCTCGCGCACTGTGCCAAGTGGGGTGTCCTCGCGACGGTGATCGGAGAGGTCACCGACGGCGACCGGCTGGTGGTCACGTGGTACGGCGAGACCGTGGTCGACGTACCGCCCGGCTCGCTCGCCGACGACGGGCCGGTCTACCACCGGCCGGTGGCGCGCCCGGACGCTGAGCAGGATGCGCTGAACGCGGACACCTCGTCCCGGCTACCGAGGCCGCGCACCGCGGACCAGCTTCGCGCCGCGTTGCTCCAGCTGGCGGGATCTCCCGAGCTGTGCTCCCGCCGCTGGGTGACGGAGCAGTACGACCGCTACGTCCTCGGTGGCACTGTCCTCGCGATGCCGCACGACGGCGGCGTCGTGCGGCTCGGCGACGGCACCTGGCGCGGCATCGCGCTCGCACTGGACGGCAACGGACGGTTCGCCCGCCTCGATCCGTACGCCGGAGCGCAGCTCGCCCTCGCCGAGGCGCATCGCAACGTGGCCTGCACCGGCGCCACGCCGATCGCGGTGACCGACTGCCTGAACTTCGGCTCGCCCGAGGACCCGGCCGTCATGTGGCAGTTCGCCGAGGCGACCCGCGGCCTGGCCGAAGCCTGCCGCGAGCTGGGCACTCCGGTCACGGGTGGCAACGTCAGCTTCTACAACCAGACCGGCGCGACCGCGATCAACCCGACTCCGGTGATCGGAGTCCTCGGTGTGCTCGACGACGTACGCCGGCGGGTGCCGAGCGGGTTCGACGCTGCGGGCCGGACGATCGTGCTGCTGGGGGAGACCGCGGACGAGCTCGACGGATCGGCGTGGGCCTGGGTGGTGCACGGCCATCTCGGCGGTCGGCCCCCGCACGTGCGGCTCGCCGCCGAGCGCGCGCTTGCCACGCTGCTGGCGAGGATGGCGGCGGCCGGCTCGATCGTCTCCGCGCACGATCTCTCGGAGGGCGGTCTCGCACAGGCACTGGTCGAGGCGACCTTGATCGGTGGCGTGGGCGCGACCGTCGGGGTCGACGGCGACGCGTTTGTGGCGCTGTTCAGCGAGTCCGGGGCGCGGGCGATGGTCACCACCGACGACGTCGACGGCGTACTCGAGCTGGCCGGCGAGCTCGAGGTCCCGGCGAAGGTCATCGGCGTGACCGGCGGTGACCGGCTGGCGATCACCGAGCTGTTCGAGCTCCCGCTCGCCGAGCTCGCCGAGGCTTTCGAGCGCACGTTGCCCGCGCTGTTCGACTGATGGCGACGCTCGACGAGCTGAAGGCGGCGTACGTCGCCCAGCAGTCGGCTCTCGCGGCGTGGTTGAGGCAGGTCCCGGACGCCGCTGTCGAGCGGCCGTCCCGCCTGGCCGGCTGGACCGTGCAGCAGCTCGCGTTCCACACGACCGAGGTGCCGCGGGCTCTGACCAACGCGATCGCCGCCCCCGGAGCGAGCGACCGGCCGCTGTCGATCGCTGGCTACACCGCGAAATGGCGCGAGTCGGTGGCCGAGATCGAGCAACGCGGCCGCGATGGGGCGCGCGGGCTCTCGGTCCCTGACATCGCCGACCGGCTGCTCGCCGAAGGAGATGCCCTGATGCAGGCGCTCGAGGGCATGACCGCCGAACAGGTGGTCGCGGCGCGCCGCGGCCCGATCCGGCTGGGCGACATGATGACGACCCGGGTCAACGAGCTGGTCGTGCACAGCACCGATCTCAGCGCGTCGGTGCCGGAGATCGATCCGGTCGCGATCGACTCCGGTGCCCTCGGGACCGCCTGCCGGATGCTCGCGGCGATCCTCGCCGAGCGCGCGCCCGGCCGCTCGGTCGAGGTACGCGTGCCGCCGTACGCCGCGATCCAATGCGTCGAGGGACCGCGGCATACCCGCGGAACGCCGCCGAACGTGGTCGAGATGCCCGCGCTGACCTGGGTGGCGCTCGCGACCGGCCGGATGCGGTGGGCCGACGCGGTCGCCACCGGGGGCGTACGGGCGAGCGGCGAGCGCGCCGACCTCTCGGCACTGCTGCCCGTACTCTCCTGACCGCGCTCTCTTCACCCCACCAACGCTTTCGTGATCTTGACGTTGGAGGCGCACAATCGCGATTTCTGCGCCTCCAACGTCAAGATCACCGAAGGCGAGTGGGCGCGCCTCTACACTGGGGCGCGGTTTCCCTCCGTCGCCAATGCCAAGGAGCCTGGTCGGTGCCGCACCACGCAGCCGACAGTCACGCAGCCGACACCTACGCAGCCGACGACGAGCACATCCCCGACGAGCAACCTCCGCGTGATGCATGCGGGGTTTTCGGGGTCTGGGCGCCGGGCGAAGAGGTTGCCAAGCTCACCTACTACGGGCTCTATGCGCTTCAGCACCGTGGCCAGGAAGCGGCCGGCATGGCGGTCTCCGACGGCACTGCCGTTGTCGTCTACAAGGACCTCGGCCTGGTCGCCCAGGTGTTCGACGAGCCGATCCTCGGCGCGCTCTCCGGTCATCTCGCGATCGGCCACACCCGCTACTCGACCACCGGCTCGTGCACGTGGGAGAACGCGCAGCCGTCGTACCGTCCTTCGCCCGAGGGCGGCGGAATCGCGTTAGGGCACAACGGAAACCTGACGAATACCGCTGAGCTGGCTGCGCGCCTCGCGGAGGATCAGAACGATGACCGTGGAGACGAGTCACCGAAGGCGACCAGCGACTCGGACCTGATCACCGCGATGCTCGCCGGGCACTCCGACCTTTCGCTCGAGGCGGCCGCGATGGACGTGCTGCCGCAGCTGCGCGGTGCGTTCTCGCTCGTCTTCATGGACGAGAACACGATCTACGCCGCGCGGGACCGGCACGGAGTGCGGCCGCTGGTGCTCGGCCGGCTGGAGCGTGGCTGGGTGGTCGCGAGCGAAAGCGCGGCACTGGACATCGTCGGCGCGTCGTTCGTCCGCGAGGTCGAGCCCGGCGAGCTGGTCGCGGTCGACGAGCACGGGCTGCGCTCGCAGCACTTCGCGGAGGCATCGCCCAAGGGCTGCCTGTTCGAGTACGTCTATCTCGCCCGTCCCGACACCGCGATCGCCGGGCGATCGGTGCAGGCGACCCGGGTGGAGGTCGGCCGGCGGCTGGCGCAGCAGCACCCTGCCGATGCCGACCTGGTGATCCCGGTACCCGAGAGCGGGACGCCCGCGGCGGTCGGGTACGCCGAAGCGAGCGGCATCCCCTACGGGATCGGTCTGGTGAAGAACGCCTACGTCGGCCGGACCTTCATCCAGCCGTCCAACACGATTCGCCAGCTGGGCATCCGGCTGAAGCTCAACCCGTTGCGCGCCACGATCGCCGGAAAGCGACTGGTCGTGGTCGACGACTCGATCGTGCGCGGCAACACCCAGCGCGCGCTCGTACGGATGCTGCGTGAGGCGGGCGCGCGCGAGGTCCACGTGCGGATCTCCTCGCCGCCGGTGCAGTGGCCGTGCTTCTACGGGATCGACTTCGCATCCCGGGCCGAGCTGATCGCGAACGGCTTGACCGTCGAGCAGGTGTGCGCGTCGATCGGGGCGGACTCCCTCGGCTACATCTCGCTGGACGAGCTGGTGTCGGCGACGACGCTGCCGGGCGATCGCCTGTGCACGGCTTGTTTCACCGGCGACTACCCGATCGAGCTGCCCGCGCCGGAGCTGCTCGGCAAGCACATGCTCGAAGGCATCTCGCGAGTGGTCGAGAGCGCGCCGACGTTGCACGAGATCGCTACTGATCCGGCGTACGAGCCGATGCTGCCGGGCGTCGGCGCAGCCGACGCGCTCCAGCGGCCGTAGAGCTGGGGACCACCTCCGCATGACCGGGGAAGTCGAGGGGTCGGCGACGTACGCCGCGGCCGGCGTCGACATCGCGGCCGGTGATCGTGCGGTCGAGCTGATCAAGTCGCGCCTCACGTCGACCCGTGCCGAGGTGGTTGGTGGCCTCGGCGGTTTTGCCGGGCTGTTCCGCATCGACGCGGACCGCCTGCTCGCCACGTCGACCGACGGTGTCGGCACGAAGGTCGCGATCGCCCAGGCGATGGACCGCCACGACACGATCGGGCACGACCTCGTCGGCATGGTGGTCGACGACATCGTCGTGTGCGGCGCCGAGCCGCTGTTCATGACCGACTACATCGCCTGCGGCAAGGTGGTGCCGGAGCGGATCGCGGACATCGTCGCGGGCATCGACGCCGGCTGCGCTCTCGCCGGGTGCGCGCTGATCGGGGGCGAGACTGCTGAGCACCCGGGCCTGCTCGCCCCGGACGACTACGACCTCGCGGGCGCGGCGACCGGGATGGTGCGCGCGGACGCGCTGCTCGGCCCCGACCGCGTGCGAGCGGGTGACGTCGTCATCGCGATGGGCTCGAGCGGGCTGCATGCCAACGGCTATTCCCTCGCGCGGCACGTGCTGCTGGTCGTGAGCAAGCTCTCGCTCGACTCGACCGCGGATCTCGGCGAAGCGCTCGGCGACGTGCTGCTCACACCGACCCGGATCTACGCCAAGGACTGCTTGGCGCTTGCGGTCACGGTCGAGGTTCACGCGTTCGCGCACGTCACCGGCGGCGGGCTGACCGCGAACCTGCAGCGCGTTCTGCCGCCTGACTCGGCTGCCGTGATCGACCGTACGACGTGGACCCCGGGGCCGATCTTCGATCTGATTGCCGACCGCGGCAACGTGAGCGCGGAGGAGATGGAGCGCACCTTCAACCTCGGGGTGGGGATGGTGGCCGTCGTACCCGCTGCGGCGGCCTCGACCGCGCTCGACCTGCTGGCCGCTCGCGGCGTCCCCGCCTGGGTGGCCGGCGAGATCCGCCCGGCCCCCCGTTCGTGATCAAGATCACCGAAGCGGAGGGGCGGTGGCCTGTGGATGACGCCGTCGTCGCGGAGGCGGTCCCGGCATGCTCGCCCGATGACCTCCCGCGCGATCCCCCGGCAACTTGTCTCGGCACCCTTCACGACCGCCCAGGCGGCGGCATTCGGGGTATCCCGCTCCGCGCTTCGAAGCGCCTCCTGGCGGCACATCTTCCGAGACGTGTGGGCGCACACCGCACTTGCCGACACGCGTGCGACGAGGCTCGCGGCCGTTCGGATCGTGCTGCCTGACGATGTGTTCCTCTGCGGCCTGACCGCCGCCTGGATCTACGACGTCGACGTGCAAGATCGCCGAAACGAGCGCATCTGGATCGGGTGTCGTACGTCGCACCGGTTGCGCACCGTCCGGGGTGCCTCACCCGAGAGATCACGGTCGAGGACAGCGATCTGATCGGGCTCGACGGCGTACTGATCACCTCGCCGTTGCGCACCGCCTTCGACTGTGCGCGCTGGCTCTCGTTGGTAGAGGCGGTCGTGGTCGTCGACGCACTTTCGCACCGAGCGGCGATCACCACCGACGAGCTAGCCGGGTACCGCGCCGACCACCGAGGGCTCCGTGGGGTACGTCGGGTTGACGACGTGCTCGAGCTCGTCGATCCGCTGAGCGAGTCCGCGATGGAGACGCGAGTGCGGGTGCTGATGGTGAGGAGCGGGCTACCGAAGCCGACCTCTCAGCTCGAGATCCGGGACCGCGACGGCCGGCTGGTCGGGCGGGCCGATTTCGGGTACAAGGAGCAGCGGCTGCTCGTGGAGTACGACGGCGCGTTCCATTGGGAGCAGCGCCGGGCCGATGACCGGCGGCGGGATGCCATGCGGGCCCTCGGCTGGACCGTGATCGTGCTCAGCGCCGACGACTACTACCTGACCCCGGAAGCGACCGTCGCCCGGATCGGCCGGGCACTCGCGGCCCGTAGCACCCGCCTCGAGGCCTCCGCCTAGCGCGCCGCCCGTTCACCGAGAGGCGTTGTCCGCGTCGGCCTCGTCTTCGTCATCGTCCGCGTAGGCGGCGTACGGTTCGTCGTCGTCCGTGTCGTCGTCGTCCGCTTGGTCTGCGCTCTCGTCGTCGTGCTCGTCAGCGTCGCCGGCCCAGCTGTGGTTGGTGCTCGACGGCGGGTAGGTGCTGGCGCCGGCGCGCTCGGCGGCGAGCTCCTCCTGGAGACGGTCGAGGTCGGTGCCGCCGCTGGAGTACTTCAGCTGGCGGGCAACCTTCGTCTGCTTGGCCTTGGCCCGGCCGCGCCCCATGTGGCTCGACCCCCTCGTGCCCCGGGGCCGACCCGGTGCGTTTCGGACGTATTCGACTAGGAGGATCCGGCGTGGCCGGAATCCCCTTCAGGATAACGCGACCGAGCTACCGGGTGGGAAGCCAGACCCGGCGCAGCGCGCCGATCTGCTCCATCCTGCGCTCGGCCAGCCGGTCGGCGGCCACCGACGGCGGGACGCCTTCGGCGTCGGCGAGGGAGAAGATCCGCAGCGTGGTGTCGTAGATCTCGGTCGCCTTCGAGCGCGCTCGCGCCTCGATGTAGCCCTCGATCTCGTCCGCGACCTGGATCAGGCCACCGGAGTTGACCACGTAGTCGGGCGCGTAGAGCACGCCACGCTCGTCGAGCAGCTTCTCGATCCCTGGGTGGGCGAGCTGGTTGTTGGCCGCCCCGCAGACGATCCGCGCGGACAGCCGCGGAACGCTCTCATCCGACAGAGCCGCACCTAGCGCGCAGGGCGCGTAAACGTCCATCTGCTCGTCGATCAGCGCATCGGGTGCGACCGCGTCGACCTCGGGGTGCAACAACCGGACCCGGTCCACGGCGTCCTGCGCGACGTCGGCGACGACGACCTCCGCGCCGTCCTCGAGCAGGTGCTCGACGAGGTAGTGGCCGACCTTGCCCACCCCCGAAATCCCGACCCGGCGGCCGCGGAGCGTCGCGACACCCCAGGCGACCTGCGCCGCGGCGCGCATCCCCTGGAAAACGCCGTACGCCGTGAGGATCGAGGAGTCGCCGGCGCCGCCGTGGGCCGGCGAGCGGCCGGTCACGAACGAGCACTCCCGGGCGATGACGTCCATGTCCTCGACGTAGGTGCCGACATCGCACGCGGTGTAGTAGCGCCCGCCGACCGCCTGGACGAACCGGCCGTACGCGCGCAGCAGCGCCTCGGTCTTGTCGGTGGCCGGGTCGCCGATGATGACCGCCTTGCCGCCGCCGAGGTCGAGCCCGGCGCACGCCGCCTTGTAGGCCATCGCCTTCGACAGGTTGAGAACGTCGGCGAGCGCGTCGTCCTCACTGTCGTACGGGTAGAACCGGGTGCCTCCCAGCGCGGGCCCGAGGGCGGTCGAGTAGATGGCGATGATGGCGCGCAGACCGCTCGCAGGGTCGTTGCAGAACACGACCTGCTCGTGCGACGCGCCGAGCTCGAAGACGCTCACACCCGCAGGTTAGACCCGCCCACCACGGCACGGTTCGCGTGACAGGATGAACCCGTGCTGGGGTACGCCGCGCATCTTCGGGTCTACGAGCCGATGTCGGGGCTCTCCGACGCGGAGCGCGCGCGCTGGCAGGAGTACGTCAGCCACGGCGACGTTCCCAGCCGCCCGCTGCAGATGGCCCGCGAGCACGAGGTCGCGCTGTCCGCCGTACTGGCGGTGCCACCGCGGCTCGACCTGTCCGTCGGTGTCGACCATGCTTACGTACGCCAGGTCGACGGCCTGACCTACGTGTGCCCGTGGCGGCTGCAGCTGCGGGCCTGGGACGCGCTGGACAGCTTCCGCTCGCAGCTTCCCGATGAGTTGCGCGACGCGTTCTTCCCGCCCGCGCTGACCGCCGAGGCAGACCTCGCCCGCGAGGCGTGGCTGGCCCGTCACCCCGAGCTCAAGGCCGGCATCATCACCTCCACCTGGCAGGTGCCGGTGGCCTGGTTCACGGTGTTCGAGGCTTCCGAGCGACGGCTCGTGCTCGGCGACCGGCGGGCCGTCCGCGATCCGCGGCAGGTCGGCCTCGACCGCACGTTGATCTACCTCACCCAGATGTCCCGGGCCCGCCGCCGGGTTGCGCAGGCGTTGCGGATCGTGCGGCGCGTGTTCGACGAGGGCCCGGCCACCTCCGCGATCGAAGACGTCGGGCGCTGGCTCGAGGACTTCCACCCGCACTCGCTGGTCGAGCTCGACTACGGCGGGCTGGTGCATTTGTTCGACGACGAGGCGCTGTCCGCCGACACGTCGGTCGCCGAGGTCAACGAGTCGCTGGAACGCCTCGCGGCGGGTGACGTCCGCGCCGCCGGCGAGTGCTACGAGCGGGTGGTCGGGCGCTGGCGCGCGGTCGCCGCCCTCGAACACGCCAACTAAAACCCGCCCGCCGGCCCGCTCCGCCAACCGGCCGTGTGCGCCATACGGCGGACGGATGAACGGTCGATGGACCGGGTGCCGCGCCAAAAAGGATGAAATCGGACAGAGCGGGGGACTTTCGTCGGTCCAAAGATGGTTCGGATGGGCCATACCGGACAGAACGCTGAATCTGCACTATGGACCCTGATCGACCGTGCAAACGGTCACCACGACGGGAGTCCTGATGAGCACTCGCACCGCCGATGCCGAGCCGTTGC is a window encoding:
- the purL gene encoding phosphoribosylformylglycinamidine synthase subunit PurL; translation: MTDFETVAAAADAPDLAQPYVELGLKDDEYSRIREILGRRPTDTELAMYSVMWSEHCSYKSSKVHLRQFADNPPASAAMLVGIGENAGVVDVGDGLAVTFKVESHNHPSYVEPYQGAATGVGGIVRDILTMGARPIAVMDSLRFGDATAPDTKRLVRGVVAGVGGYGNCLGLPNIGGEVGFDPTYAGNPLVNALCVGVLPHERLQLAKATGVGNQVVLLGAKTGRDGIGGVSVLASATFDEGSSAKRPSVQVGDPFTEKILIECCLELFDAGLVTGIQDLGGAGLSCATSETAGHGDGGMRVALDRVPLREPSMSPLEVITSESQERMLAIVAPGNVAAVLAHCAKWGVLATVIGEVTDGDRLVVTWYGETVVDVPPGSLADDGPVYHRPVARPDAEQDALNADTSSRLPRPRTADQLRAALLQLAGSPELCSRRWVTEQYDRYVLGGTVLAMPHDGGVVRLGDGTWRGIALALDGNGRFARLDPYAGAQLALAEAHRNVACTGATPIAVTDCLNFGSPEDPAVMWQFAEATRGLAEACRELGTPVTGGNVSFYNQTGATAINPTPVIGVLGVLDDVRRRVPSGFDAAGRTIVLLGETADELDGSAWAWVVHGHLGGRPPHVRLAAERALATLLARMAAAGSIVSAHDLSEGGLAQALVEATLIGGVGATVGVDGDAFVALFSESGARAMVTTDDVDGVLELAGELEVPAKVIGVTGGDRLAITELFELPLAELAEAFERTLPALFD
- a CDS encoding Glu/Leu/Phe/Val dehydrogenase dimerization domain-containing protein, with the protein product MSVFELGASHEQVVFCNDPASGLRAIIAIYSTALGPALGGTRFYPYDSEDDALADVLNLSKAMAYKAACAGLDLGGGKAVIIGDPATDKTEALLRAYGRFVQAVGGRYYTACDVGTYVEDMDVIARECSFVTGRSPAHGGAGDSSILTAYGVFQGMRAAAQVAWGVATLRGRRVGISGVGKVGHYLVEHLLEDGAEVVVADVAQDAVDRVRLLHPEVDAVAPDALIDEQMDVYAPCALGAALSDESVPRLSARIVCGAANNQLAHPGIEKLLDERGVLYAPDYVVNSGGLIQVADEIEGYIEARARSKATEIYDTTLRIFSLADAEGVPPSVAADRLAERRMEQIGALRRVWLPTR
- the purM gene encoding phosphoribosylformylglycinamidine cyclo-ligase; its protein translation is MTGEVEGSATYAAAGVDIAAGDRAVELIKSRLTSTRAEVVGGLGGFAGLFRIDADRLLATSTDGVGTKVAIAQAMDRHDTIGHDLVGMVVDDIVVCGAEPLFMTDYIACGKVVPERIADIVAGIDAGCALAGCALIGGETAEHPGLLAPDDYDLAGAATGMVRADALLGPDRVRAGDVVIAMGSSGLHANGYSLARHVLLVVSKLSLDSTADLGEALGDVLLTPTRIYAKDCLALAVTVEVHAFAHVTGGGLTANLQRVLPPDSAAVIDRTTWTPGPIFDLIADRGNVSAEEMERTFNLGVGMVAVVPAAAASTALDLLAARGVPAWVAGEIRPAPRS
- a CDS encoding DUF559 domain-containing protein is translated as MSYVAPVAHRPGCLTREITVEDSDLIGLDGVLITSPLRTAFDCARWLSLVEAVVVVDALSHRAAITTDELAGYRADHRGLRGVRRVDDVLELVDPLSESAMETRVRVLMVRSGLPKPTSQLEIRDRDGRLVGRADFGYKEQRLLVEYDGAFHWEQRRADDRRRDAMRALGWTVIVLSADDYYLTPEATVARIGRALAARSTRLEASA
- a CDS encoding DUF3073 domain-containing protein, with protein sequence MGRGRAKAKQTKVARQLKYSSGGTDLDRLQEELAAERAGASTYPPSSTNHSWAGDADEHDDESADQADDDDTDDDEPYAAYADDDEDEADADNASR
- a CDS encoding sterol carrier family protein gives rise to the protein MATLDELKAAYVAQQSALAAWLRQVPDAAVERPSRLAGWTVQQLAFHTTEVPRALTNAIAAPGASDRPLSIAGYTAKWRESVAEIEQRGRDGARGLSVPDIADRLLAEGDALMQALEGMTAEQVVAARRGPIRLGDMMTTRVNELVVHSTDLSASVPEIDPVAIDSGALGTACRMLAAILAERAPGRSVEVRVPPYAAIQCVEGPRHTRGTPPNVVEMPALTWVALATGRMRWADAVATGGVRASGERADLSALLPVLS
- the purF gene encoding amidophosphoribosyltransferase translates to MPDEQPPRDACGVFGVWAPGEEVAKLTYYGLYALQHRGQEAAGMAVSDGTAVVVYKDLGLVAQVFDEPILGALSGHLAIGHTRYSTTGSCTWENAQPSYRPSPEGGGIALGHNGNLTNTAELAARLAEDQNDDRGDESPKATSDSDLITAMLAGHSDLSLEAAAMDVLPQLRGAFSLVFMDENTIYAARDRHGVRPLVLGRLERGWVVASESAALDIVGASFVREVEPGELVAVDEHGLRSQHFAEASPKGCLFEYVYLARPDTAIAGRSVQATRVEVGRRLAQQHPADADLVIPVPESGTPAAVGYAEASGIPYGIGLVKNAYVGRTFIQPSNTIRQLGIRLKLNPLRATIAGKRLVVVDDSIVRGNTQRALVRMLREAGAREVHVRISSPPVQWPCFYGIDFASRAELIANGLTVEQVCASIGADSLGYISLDELVSATTLPGDRLCTACFTGDYPIELPAPELLGKHMLEGISRVVESAPTLHEIATDPAYEPMLPGVGAADALQRP